The Coffea arabica cultivar ET-39 chromosome 1e, Coffea Arabica ET-39 HiFi, whole genome shotgun sequence genome has a window encoding:
- the LOC140009630 gene encoding L10-interacting MYB domain-containing protein-like, whose product MPQKVYETRSSNTKAKVKYTTWTTAMDNCLSKILAEHAKEGSKGENIKPATYDAAVRAVNENFGLELNKHHVKNRLKTLKKQYAVLSEIVGRKGFKWDKAQKMVIANDATWKEYIKVNPDAKTLRDKAFENYDELGIIVGTDQALASCSDNDTHGVDEMFDNFETAIEPEIQSDEKQTKNLRWTEQMDNCLGKILTEQVQKGYKIGNTLHTEAYEAAVRALNKECGPGFSKENIKNRLKTWRKQYSILNELLSNDGFKWDAMQKMIVGNDSLWDEYIKTNPEAKYLRGRCIENYDALHFILGNDSANRCWSTTGEKGDGNLAPCNQQHNGIRLPDVVEELSLDNTCEGTQGSSQQTRARPSSSSQSKQLTKKRSSSDAMVEVMRAVAVNIGRIADALTANESVCLDEIFETVKNIPGFDDDLIIDACEFLSFDEKRAKMFLKLDERLRKMWLLKRLRSQGS is encoded by the exons ATGCCTCAGAAGGTTTATGAAACTCGGAGTTCTAATACTAAGGCAAAGGTCAAATACACAACATGGACGACTGCTATGGACaattgtctctccaagattcttgcaGAACATGCAAAAGAAGGTTCCAAGGGTGAGAACATAAAACCTGCGACATATGATGCTGCCGTCAGAGCAGTCAATGAAAACTTTGGGCTTGAATTGAACAAACATCATGTCAAAAACCGCCTCAAGACATTAAAAAAGCAATATGCAGTTCTAAGTGAGATTGTGGGTCGTAAAGGATTTAAGTGGGACAAGGCACAAAAAATGGTTATTGCAAATGATGCCACTTGGAAAGAATATATAAAG GTAAATCCGGATGCTAAGACTCTCCGTGACAAGGCATTCGAGAACTATGATGAGCTGGGAATTATAGTGGGCACTGATCAAGCATTAGCCAGTTGTTCTGATAATGACACCCATGGAGTGGACGAAATGTTTGACAACTTTGAGACTGCTATTGAACCTGAAATCCAGAGTGATGAGAAGCAGACAAAGAATTTGAGGTGGACAGAACAAATGGATAATTGTCTTGGTAAAATTCTGACAGAGCAAGTGCAGAAAGGTTATAAAATAGGGAATACTTTGCATACTGAGGCTTATGAAGCAGCAGTTAGAGCTTTAAATAAAGAATGTGGTCCTGGTTTCAGCAAAGAAAATATTAAGAATCGCCTTAAAACTTGGAGGAAACAATATAGCATTTTGAATGAGCTTCTTTCTAATGACGGATTCAAGTGGGATGCAATGCAAAAGATGATAGTCGGAAATGATTCCTTGTGGGACGAATATATTAAG ACAAATCCAGAAGCAAAATATTTGCGAGGAAGATGCATTGAGAACTATGATGCCTTGCATTTCATCCTTGGCAATGATAGTGCAAACAGATGTTGGTCTACAACTGGTGAAAAGGGTGATGGCAATCTTGCTCCCTGCAATCAACAACATAATGGAATCAGATTGCCTGACGTTGTGGAGGAACTAAGCCTGGACAATACCTGTGAGGGCACTCAAGGTTCATCCCAGCAGACCAGAGCTAGGCCTTCTTCATCATCACAGTCGAAGCAGCTAACGAAGAAGAGGTCTAGTAGCGATGCGATGGTGGAAGTGATGAGAGCCGTTGCTGTAAATATTGGAAGGATTGCTGATGCTTTGACAGCGAATGAGTCAGTGTGCTTGGATGAAATATTTGAGACGGTAAAGAACATTCCAGGTTTTGATGATGACCTCATTATTGATGCCTgtgaatttctttcttttgatgaGAAAAGGGCCAAGATGTTCCTGAAACTAGATGAGAGGCTCAGAAAAATGTGGCTTTTAAAACGATTGCGCTCTCAGGGTAGTTAA
- the LOC113740618 gene encoding pentatricopeptide repeat-containing protein At1g18485-like, with protein sequence MVYWRTFLCSKFQYGHLSRLAPALRLLKHFHSHPPFLSPTSAKCRPPLSQPPANLLPLCASTQSLNQTKQAHAICIHHGLLPSSISICAALILRYAAFEKPDHHPSIIYSLFYQTLSCSPSSTFLYNSMIRAHSSLGLYDQGLKIYNDMVRNNVEVDNYTYPFVLKLCSERSGQQKGLEVHGTVIKFGFDEDLFVNNTLMLFYGNCEDVKVVQKLFNEMPERDVVSWNMMIRVFSDNGCDVEVIELFKKMVGESEFKPDAVSLVSILPVCAGEGTMTCAIHCYIVKVGFDVQVSVGNALIDLYGKCGDVDGARQIFDEMVEKNDVSWNTIIAISGYAGCYRDALDMFRLMVDEGVILSSVTVSSVLPVLVELGFVSKGRELHGFSMRRDMNADPFVANSLIDMYAKSGRPVDASNVFHNMGLINVVSWNTMVANFAQNGLELEAIECLRQMQFDGQIPNPITFTNVLPACARMCSLRLGKEIHGRLIRSGYHLDIFVSNALTDMYARSGCLNHARNVFLISTKDVVSYNILISGYSQTTDSSNSLILFREMGLQGIQHDIVSCMGVLSACANISAIKHGKEVHAFAMRRSLDEHLSVANSLIDMYTKSSRIDLAKKVFDRISKRDSASWNTMILGFGMLNELDTAVNLFKTMSEEGVEYNSVSYLAVLSACTHGGLVEEGQRFFNDMLACGIKPSQKHYACMVDLLGRSGLIQEAIELVKSLPIQPDVNIWGALLGACRLHGDVETGCWAAENLLKLRPNHSGYHVLLSNMYAEAGKWEEADRVRELMRLIGVKKHPGCSWL encoded by the coding sequence ATGGTGTATTGGCGGACATTTCTATGTTCCAAATTCCAATACGGCCACCTTTCCCGCTTAGCTCCCGCGCTTCGACTTCTCAAACACTTCCACTCTCACCCGCCCTTTCTCTCGCCAACCTCCGCGAAATGCCGACCTCCGCTGTCTCAGCCACCGGCAAACCTCCTCCCTCTCTGCGCCTCTACTCAGTCTCTCAACCAAACAAAACAAGCCCACGCCATCTGCATCCACCACGGCTTGCTTCCTTCCTCTATCTCTATTTGTGCAGCTCTCATTCTCCGCTACGCCGCTTTTGAAAAACCCGACCACCACCCCTCAATTATATATTCTCTCTTTTATCAAACACTTTCTTGCTCTCCATCCTCTACGTTTTTATACAACAGTATGATTCGTGCTCATTCTAGCTTGGGATTGTATGATCAGGGGTTGAAAATTTATAATGACATGGTGAGGAATAATGTTGAGGTTGATAATTACACTTACCCTTTTGTTCTCAAACTTTGTTCCGAACGCAGTGGACAACAAAAGGGTTTGGAAGTTCACGGAACTGTGATCAAATTTGGGTTTGATGAGGACTTGTTTGTGAATAATACTCTTATGCTGTTTTATGGGAATTGTGAGGATGTGAAGGTTGTTCAGAAGCTGTTCAATGAAATGCCTGAGAGAGATGTTGTATCATGGAATATGATGATTCGGGTTTTTTCGGATAATGGGTGTGATGTAGAAGTGATAGAATTGTTTAAGAAGATGGTTGGGGAATCTGAGTTTAAGCCAGATGCTGTTAGTTTGGTCAGCATTTTGCCCGTGTGTGCTGGGGAGGGGACAATGACGTGTGCGATTCACTGTTACATTGTGAAGGTTGGGTTTGATGTTCAGGTGAGTGTTGGGAATGCATTAATTGATTTGTATGGGAAGTGTGGGGATGTTGATGGTGCAAGGCAGATTTTTGATGAGATGGTCGAGAAAAATGATGTCTCGTGGAATACAATTATTGCTATCTCTGGTTATGCAGGGTGTTATAGAGATGCATTGGATATGTTTAGATTGATGGTTGATGAAGGGGTGATATTAAGCTCAGTAACTGTTTCTAGTGTCCTGCCAGTGCTGGTTGAACTGGGGTTTGTGAGTAAAGGTAGAGAACTACATGGTTTTAGTATGAGAAGGGATATGAATGCCGACCCTTTTGTTGCCAATTCTTTAATTGATATGTATGCAAAATCAGGGCGTCCAGTTGATGCCTCTAACGTGTTCCATAACATGGGTTTGATAAATGTTGTTTCTTGGAATACGATGGTTGCTAACTTTGCCCAGAATGGACTCGAGTTAGAAGCTATTGAATGCCTTAGGCAAATGCAATTTGATGGGCAGATTCCTAATCCCATCACTTTTACTAATGTTCTTCCTGCATGTGCACGAATGTGTTCTCTTCGGCTTGGAAAGGAAATTCATGGCAGGCTGATTCGGTCAGGGTATCACTTGGATATATTTGTCTCAAATGCTTTGACCGACATGTATGCCAGAAGTGGTTGTCTCAATCATGCAAGGAATGTGTTTCTTATCTCTACTAAAGATGTGGTATCATACAACATACTGATTAGTGGTTATTCTCAAACAACTGACAGCTCAAATTCTTTAATCCTTTTCAGAGAAATGGGGTTGCAAGGGATACAGCATGATATCGTTTCATGTATGGGAGTTCTCTCAGCTTGTGCAAATATTTCAGCAATCAAACATGGAAAAGAGGTTCATGCATTTGCTATGAGAAGGTCACTTGATGAGCATCTCTCAGTTGCAAATTCACTTATAGACATGTACACAAAATCGAGTCGAATAGATCTGGCTAAAAAGGTTTTTGATAGAATTTCTAAAAGGGATTCAGCCTCATGGAATACCATGATTTTGGGATTTGGAATGCTCAATGAACTGGATACTGCAGTTAATCTTTTCAAAACCATGAGCGAGGAAGGTGTTGAATATAATTCGGTTTCATATCTTGCTGTTCTGTCTGCTTGTACTCATGGGGGTTTGGTAGAAGAGGGACAGAGATTTTTTAATGACATGCTTGCTTGTGGTATTAAGCCATCCCAGAAGCACTATGCTTGTATGGTTGACCTTCTTGGTCGTTCTGGCCTCATACAAGAGGCAATAGAGCTTGTTAAGAGCCTACCAATTCAACCAGATGTTAATATATGGGGGGCTCTACTTGGGGCATGTCGACTTCATGGAGATGTGGAGACGGGATGTTGGGCAGCAGAAAATCTCTTAAAGCTAAGGCCAAACCACTCAGGGTATCATGTACTTCTTTCTAATATGTATGCAGAAGCAGGTAAATGGGAAGAGGCAGATAGGGTTAGAGAATTGATGAGGTTGATAGGAGTAAAGAAACATCCCGGGTGTAGTTGGCTTTAG
- the LOC113724689 gene encoding uncharacterized protein, with product MAPPPPPPPPPPPLLPPTKASIPFLLFCLVSISIVFLLFHLTSPTPSITTTSPLAFHNLLPSSPPASSNPPPPHFTLIIKVLTFNRLSSLSRCLTSLSNAHYDNSTTVHLHIFIDHFPLENDKGSQDLDSKLNLSRQILDFVDGFKWDFGEKLVHYRNWNAGLQSQWLEAWWPSSDHEFAFVVEDDLEVSPLYFRYLKALILNYYYNESNFSPMIYGASLQRPRFVPGKHGNKLQADNQSRLFLYQLVGTWGQLLFPKPWKEFRLWYDTHKVKGIKPILDGMVTTGWYKRMGERIWTPWFIKFIHARGYFNIYTNLKNETALAVSHRDAGVNYGKSAGPDSYLVGENTISDLLELQPSSSLKWYDFCFREVIPNRIVKNFEQLGFVLQSIQRLNTIILVNLHGASEPALRNLICHFERLAIGNYIFVGQKSYLSLDLARRGHPVIDVDQILRGTKLYRSLKFQESSKEWIQNIRASASVIKKSLELQYHTWLLDSNIVPLSSNFFFESPDPACDFSTGKNLKLLFIKSSSASSRFWVDVFMHKLTVITGSWGSKTSDSMAVNFLSSVEKILESNSVKYSKIDEMQLGLSINTSDSNLTSLANGKKFAFWSSDTDEERVQNKLVELGMWVVDDELSCTAVVCHQS from the exons AtggcaccaccaccacctccaccaccaccaccaccaccactccTGCCACCAACAAAAGCCTCAATTCCCTTTCTCCTCTTCTGCCTAGTCTCCATCTCCATCGTCTTCCTCCTCTTCCACCTAACCTCTCCAACCCCCTCAATCACCACCACCTCTCCCCTCGCTTTCCACAACCTGCTCCCCTCTTCTCCTCCCGCTTCCTCCAACCCACCACCACCGCACTTCACTCTCATCATCAAAGTCCTGACATTCAACCGCCTCTCATCCCTCTCTCGCTGCCTGACATCTCTCTCCAATGCCCACTACGACAACTCCACTACAGTTCACCTCCACATCTTCATTGACCACTTTCCTCTTGAGAACGATAAAGGGTCTCAAGATTTGGACTCAAAATTGAATCTTTCGCGACAAATACTTGATTTTGTTGATGGGTTCAAGTGGGATTTTGGTGAAAAGTTAGTGCATTATAGGAATTGGAATGCTGGCCTTCAATCTCAGTGGCTTGAAGCTTGGTGGCCTTCCTCAGATCATGAGTTTGCCTTTGTCGTAGAGGATGATCTTGAGGTTTCTCCTCTTTATTTCAGGTACTTGAAGGCTTTGATCTTGAATTATTACTATAATGAGTCAAATTTCAGCCCCATGATCTATGGAGCCTCCCTGCAGCGGCCTAGATTTGTTCCAG GAAAACATGGAAACAAGTTGCAAGCAGATAACCAGAGTCGCCTTTTCTTGTACCAGCTGGTTGGCACTTGGGGTCAGCTGTTATTTCCAAAACCATGGAAAGAATTTCGATTGTGGTATGACACGCATAAGGTGAAGGGCATCAAACCAATTCTTGATGGGATG GTGACTACAGGATGGTACAAGAGGATGGGAGAAAGAATTTGGACTCCTTGGTTCATCAAATTTATTCATGCCCGTGGTTATTTTAATATCTATACCAATCTTAAGAATGAGACAGCACTTGCTGTCTCTCATAGGGATGCTGGGGTGAACTATGGGAAATCTGCTGGACCAGATTCATATTTAGTTGGTGAAAATACTATCAGTGATCTTTTGGAACTGCAGCCATCGAGTAGCCTGAAGTGGTATGACTTTTGTTTTAGAGAAGTTATCCCTAATAGAatagtcaaaaattttgaacaactTGGATTTGTACTTCAGTCTATTCAGAGGCTAAATACAATTATACTTGTTAACCTGCACGGGGCCTCAGAGCCAGCACTTAGGAACTTGATCTGCCATTTTGAGAGGCTGGCTATTGGGAACTACATTTTCGTGGGCCAGaaatcttatctttctcttgATCTTGCTAGGAGGGGGCATCCTGTGATTGATGTAGATCAAATTTTACGCGGCACTAAACTTTATAGGTCACTGAAATTCCAAGAATCCAGTAAAGAATGGATCCAGAATATTCGGGCGAGTGCATCTGTAATTAAGAAATCCTTAGAACTACAGTACCATACTTGGTTGCTGGACAGCAACATTGTTCCTCTAAGCAGTAACTTCTTTTTCGAATCACCTGATCCCGCTTGTGATTTTAGTACTGGGAAGAACCTCAAGCTTCTTTTTATCAAGAGCTCATCAGCTTCTTCAAGATTTTGGGTTGATGTTTTCATGCACAAGCTTACTGTGATAACTGGCTCTTGGGGATCTAAAACTTCAGATTCCATGGCAGtcaattttttatcttcagtggaAAAGATATTGGAAAGCAATAGTGTCAAATATAGCAAAATTGATGAAATGCAATTGGGTTTGTCAATCAATACTAGTGACTCTAACCTGACTAGTCTTGCGAATGGAAAGAAATTTGCTTTCTGGTCTTCTGACACAGATGAAGAGAGAGTTCAGAACAAGCTCGTAGAATTAGGTATGTGGGTTGTGGATGACGAACTTTCTTGCACAGCAGTTGTTTGTCATCAATCATAG